The following proteins are co-located in the Microcystis wesenbergii NRERC-220 genome:
- the tyrS gene encoding tyrosine--tRNA ligase, translated as MTVSSSLDWLTRGTSDLFPHQPDSQEPRENLTQLLQTTDRPLRIKLGIDPTGSDIHLGHSIPFRKLRAFQDAGHVAVVIIGDFTARIGDPTGKSEVRKQLTIEEVRANAENYLAQLRPILDFNTPNRLEIRYNSEWLGKLDLSQILELLSTMTVGQMLAKEGFSERYDRETPIFLHEFLYPLMQGYDSVAVEADVELGGTDQKFNIAVGRDLQKYFGKKPQFGLLLPILIGTDGSQKMSKSLNNYVGLRESALSMYSKLEKTPDALLKDYYELLTNLPLDAMPSNPREAQKQLAIEVVAQFHGEEEALKAQKTAQEIVLQGNTEAAASVPEFSLAAVTFPLKLFYLLSATGLCKSSGEGRRQIQGGAVRIDSEKITDVDKSFETAEALTGKVLQVGKNKFIRFVA; from the coding sequence ATGACCGTATCTTCCTCCCTAGACTGGCTAACCCGTGGAACCAGTGATTTATTCCCCCATCAACCCGACTCCCAAGAGCCTAGGGAAAATTTAACCCAACTACTGCAAACTACCGATCGCCCTTTAAGAATTAAACTAGGTATTGACCCCACCGGCAGCGATATTCACCTAGGTCATAGTATCCCTTTTCGGAAACTGCGTGCTTTCCAGGATGCCGGTCATGTAGCAGTGGTGATTATTGGCGATTTTACCGCTAGAATCGGCGATCCGACGGGAAAATCGGAAGTTAGAAAACAATTAACCATCGAAGAAGTGAGAGCCAATGCCGAGAATTATCTGGCACAATTACGCCCAATTTTAGATTTTAACACCCCTAATCGCCTAGAAATTCGCTATAACTCGGAATGGTTGGGGAAATTAGACCTCTCGCAAATTCTCGAACTCCTCTCCACCATGACCGTCGGGCAAATGTTGGCAAAAGAAGGCTTTTCCGAACGCTACGACCGGGAAACCCCGATTTTTCTCCATGAATTTCTCTATCCCTTAATGCAGGGTTATGATTCCGTAGCTGTCGAGGCCGATGTCGAATTGGGAGGAACCGATCAAAAATTTAATATTGCCGTCGGTCGTGATTTGCAGAAATATTTCGGCAAAAAACCGCAATTCGGGCTACTTTTACCGATTTTAATCGGAACCGATGGCAGTCAAAAAATGTCCAAATCCCTGAATAATTATGTGGGATTGCGGGAATCGGCCCTGTCCATGTACTCGAAACTGGAAAAAACCCCCGACGCTTTGTTAAAAGATTATTACGAACTATTGACAAATTTGCCATTAGATGCTATGCCGAGCAATCCGCGAGAGGCACAAAAACAACTGGCGATCGAGGTAGTTGCCCAGTTTCACGGGGAAGAGGAGGCATTAAAAGCACAAAAAACGGCGCAGGAGATAGTTCTACAGGGAAATACAGAGGCTGCGGCTTCTGTACCCGAATTTTCCCTCGCGGCGGTCACTTTTCCCCTGAAATTATTCTATCTTCTCTCGGCCACCGGCTTGTGTAAAAGTAGCGGCGAAGGGAGAAGACAAATTCAGGGGGGCGCGGTGAGGATCGATAGCGAGAAAATCACCGATGTGGACAAAAGTTTTGAGACAGCCGAAGCTTTAACGGGAAAAGTCCTACAGGTGGGCAAAAATAAATTTATTCGCTTTGTAGCTTAA
- a CDS encoding ferredoxin-thioredoxin reductase variable chain translates to MKVGDQVRVIESVVVYHHPEHKSEPFDVKGLEGEVKAFVTEWRGRPVSANLPVLVEFSKKFKAHFRDFELEILEKAAE, encoded by the coding sequence ATGAAAGTTGGCGATCAAGTTCGTGTAATTGAGTCCGTGGTGGTTTATCATCATCCTGAACACAAATCAGAGCCTTTTGACGTGAAAGGACTAGAGGGAGAGGTGAAAGCGTTTGTCACCGAATGGCGTGGCAGACCGGTTAGCGCCAATCTACCTGTCCTCGTCGAGTTCAGTAAAAAGTTTAAAGCCCATTTTCGAGATTTTGAATTAGAAATCCTGGAAAAAGCCGCCGAATAG